The following are from one region of the Deltaproteobacteria bacterium genome:
- a CDS encoding DUF2797 domain-containing protein: METVRGNLKKMIAMAEETVAYTLPLGEARLPLNPLLGKTVRLSYSGQIQCVGCGQSTKKSFNQGFCYRCFSTLAQCDMCIVKPELCHFAKGTCREPEWALAHCMQPHYVYLANASGLKVGITRGSQIPTRWLDQGAVQALPVIQVQSRYHAGLVEVAFKKHVSDRTDWRKMLKGEPETHDLTAQREELFARCEKDLAASTETARTESLARLMTETIRTFTYPVLTYPQKVTALNLDKTQTVEGTLLGMKGQYLIFDTGVLNVRKFTGYDVAVSF, encoded by the coding sequence ATGGAAACAGTACGTGGGAATTTGAAAAAAATGATTGCGATGGCGGAGGAGACGGTTGCGTATACCTTACCGCTGGGGGAGGCTCGCCTGCCGCTGAATCCGCTGCTGGGGAAAACCGTGCGGCTTTCCTATAGTGGACAGATTCAGTGTGTCGGCTGTGGCCAGTCTACCAAGAAAAGTTTCAACCAAGGCTTTTGCTACCGCTGTTTCTCGACCCTGGCACAATGCGATATGTGTATCGTTAAGCCGGAGCTCTGTCATTTTGCTAAAGGCACCTGTCGCGAACCAGAGTGGGCGCTAGCGCATTGTATGCAACCTCACTATGTGTACCTTGCCAATGCGTCGGGTTTAAAAGTCGGCATTACCCGTGGCAGTCAGATTCCGACCCGCTGGCTTGACCAAGGCGCAGTGCAAGCTCTGCCAGTGATTCAGGTGCAAAGTCGGTATCATGCCGGATTAGTGGAAGTAGCATTCAAGAAGCATGTATCCGATCGTACTGACTGGCGCAAAATGCTCAAAGGTGAACCTGAAACCCATGACCTCACTGCACAGCGGGAAGAGTTGTTCGCTCGCTGTGAGAAAGATTTGGCGGCTTCGACCGAAACCGCGAGGACCGAGTCGCTAGCGCGATTGATGACGGAAACTATTCGCACGTTCACCTATCCAGTGTTGACCTATCCACAAAAAGTCACCGCTCTGAACCTCGACAAGACCCAAACGGTTGAAGGAACGTTACTCGGAATGAAAGGCCAATACCTCATCTTCGATACTGGCGTGCTTAACGTGCGCAAGTTTACTGGCTACGATGTCGCGGTTTCTTTTTAG
- the fabG gene encoding 3-oxoacyl-ACP reductase FabG: protein MTTRVLVSGASRGIGRAIAIALAAQGHEVGINYLNNHVAAQETLEAISAAGGAAYLIPFDVADREAAKEAITQDMNTRGIYWGVVCNAGITADGLFPMLSGDKWDRVVHTNLDAFYNLLHPVVLPMAQARRGGRIVTISSVSGLVGNGGQTNYAAAKAGVIGATKSLAQELARRQITVNSVAPGLIETDMVAKLPKEELLQRIPMRRFGMPAEVAGLVAFLFSEVAAYITGQVISVNGGLI from the coding sequence ATGACAACTCGGGTACTAGTCAGCGGTGCTAGCCGTGGTATCGGACGAGCCATCGCCATTGCCTTAGCCGCGCAAGGGCATGAGGTCGGGATCAATTACCTCAACAATCATGTGGCAGCGCAAGAAACCCTGGAAGCCATCTCTGCGGCTGGGGGCGCTGCTTACTTGATTCCTTTTGATGTCGCAGACCGCGAGGCCGCAAAAGAGGCCATTACCCAAGACATGAACACTCGTGGCATCTACTGGGGAGTCGTCTGTAATGCGGGTATTACCGCCGATGGCCTCTTTCCCATGCTCTCTGGCGACAAATGGGATCGTGTCGTGCACACCAATCTCGATGCCTTTTACAATTTGTTACATCCAGTAGTCTTACCAATGGCGCAAGCGCGTCGCGGAGGACGGATTGTGACGATTTCCTCAGTGTCGGGTTTGGTAGGCAACGGTGGGCAGACCAATTACGCGGCAGCGAAAGCGGGCGTCATTGGCGCGACCAAATCCCTGGCACAAGAGTTGGCGCGACGGCAAATCACCGTTAATAGTGTGGCTCCGGGGCTGATTGAAACAGATATGGTTGCAAAACTCCCCAAAGAGGAACTCCTACAACGGATTCCCATGCGTCGCTTTGGCATGCCAGCCGAGGTCGCTGGTCTCGTGGCCTTTCTGTTTTCCGAAGTGGCCGCGTATATTACCGGCCAGGTCATTTCTGTGAACGGCGGTTTGATATGA
- a CDS encoding 3-hydroxylacyl-ACP dehydratase, whose protein sequence is MTGATYPPIEQLLPHRPPMILIDRLVEATEQEGTCEVTITPQSMFLEASGVPAFVGLEYMAQSVAAFGGYYSYLVNAPITVGLLMGTRRWETSCEFFELGQTLRIHVSHIWGKHELMRFHCTITSEAASEPLLQQADLSVFKPRALQAYLEEIDHDNSGTSQRC, encoded by the coding sequence ATGACAGGAGCAACCTATCCTCCGATAGAACAACTCCTTCCCCATCGACCTCCAATGATCCTGATCGATCGCTTAGTGGAGGCCACAGAGCAGGAAGGCACGTGTGAGGTGACGATTACCCCACAGTCGATGTTTTTGGAAGCGTCCGGGGTGCCGGCGTTCGTTGGCCTGGAGTACATGGCACAATCCGTAGCTGCGTTTGGCGGCTATTACTCCTATCTAGTGAATGCTCCCATTACGGTAGGCTTACTGATGGGAACGCGCCGTTGGGAGACATCTTGTGAATTCTTCGAGCTTGGCCAAACTCTGCGTATCCATGTCTCGCACATATGGGGGAAACACGAACTCATGCGATTTCACTGCACCATCACTTCTGAGGCTGCCAGCGAGCCTCTGCTTCAGCAGGCTGATCTCAGCGTCTTTAAGCCGAGAGCCTTGCAGGCTTATCTAGAAGAGATTGATCATGACAACTCGGGTACTAGTCAGCGGTGCTAG
- a CDS encoding DUF3261 domain-containing protein: MKRLGVLAFFLLVLPGCSVTAGMFAPLRNPTLPHPYYPLLAPATYGRTYAARHLLEGQARGQDFVFQVQVEIDTDRIVLVGFTPWQTRAFLVRYDGQTLTYENFTDREIPFPAAFMLSYLQQVLWPRLPNQGEWHVVEDPHTHERRVSFRQQLVTRIRYHGAPSTQGDVELTNMSLGYRLLIHIDPGSAGVAPANGLP, from the coding sequence GTGAAGCGACTGGGCGTTCTCGCTTTTTTTCTCCTCGTACTGCCAGGCTGTAGTGTGACGGCGGGAATGTTCGCCCCATTGCGCAATCCCACGCTGCCTCATCCCTATTATCCGCTGCTTGCCCCTGCAACCTACGGTCGGACGTATGCTGCCCGACATCTGCTTGAAGGCCAGGCTCGTGGCCAAGATTTTGTCTTCCAGGTACAGGTCGAAATTGACACAGACCGAATCGTGCTCGTGGGCTTCACGCCCTGGCAAACGCGTGCCTTTCTCGTTCGCTACGATGGGCAAACGTTAACGTACGAAAATTTCACCGATCGTGAGATCCCTTTCCCTGCTGCGTTTATGCTCTCATACCTCCAACAAGTCCTCTGGCCACGTCTCCCCAATCAAGGCGAATGGCACGTTGTAGAGGATCCCCACACGCATGAGCGACGCGTCTCGTTTCGGCAACAACTCGTCACGCGTATTCGCTATCACGGAGCACCCTCCACGCAAGGCGACGTTGAACTGACGAATATGTCATTGGGGTATCGGTTGCTAATTCATATTGACCCTGGGAGCGCGGGCGTCGCGCCCGCCAACGGTCTCCCCTAA
- a CDS encoding hemin receptor, whose product MTQETITLVQDSWKKVEAIAPQVAALFYNNLFSADPSLKKLFTGDMTLQGQRLMEMIGLAVNKLNDLQAVVPVLQQLAKRHVKYGVKEADYTTVGAALLQTLGQGLGSDFTPSVREAWSSVYSTMASVMIAATKA is encoded by the coding sequence ATGACCCAAGAGACGATTACCCTGGTCCAAGACTCATGGAAGAAAGTGGAAGCGATTGCTCCGCAAGTGGCGGCTCTGTTCTATAACAATCTCTTTTCTGCAGACCCAAGTCTGAAGAAGCTATTCACTGGCGATATGACGCTCCAAGGCCAGCGGTTAATGGAAATGATTGGACTCGCTGTCAATAAACTGAATGACTTGCAAGCAGTCGTGCCCGTTCTACAACAATTGGCGAAGCGTCACGTCAAGTATGGGGTCAAAGAGGCAGATTACACTACGGTCGGCGCGGCACTCTTACAGACTCTTGGACAAGGCTTGGGGAGCGACTTCACACCAAGTGTGAGAGAAGCCTGGAGCAGTGTGTACAGCACAATGGCGTCCGTCATGATCGCGGCGACAAAAGCGTGA
- a CDS encoding Uma2 family endonuclease — MNSKFLRADELGIRLEIVAGLPIWEPHPLYRHQKAIDRIRATVSKHTSSSDPQAARCECVNISDVYVSFPDGSLKRPDIAIFCEEPREEDEAITLVPEAVIEIVSKGYEAKDLEIGPHFYLSQGVKDVVVFDPYTLLVLHVRRDGTTRQISPVDIVLECGCKCTV, encoded by the coding sequence ATGAACTCCAAATTCCTCCGCGCCGATGAACTCGGTATTCGTCTCGAAATAGTAGCGGGTCTCCCCATTTGGGAACCACACCCACTCTATCGTCACCAGAAGGCGATCGATCGTATCCGCGCAACGGTTAGCAAACACACCTCATCTTCTGACCCACAAGCTGCTCGGTGTGAATGCGTCAATATCTCTGATGTCTATGTCAGCTTCCCCGACGGCTCACTGAAACGGCCAGATATCGCAATTTTTTGCGAAGAACCAAGAGAAGAAGACGAAGCGATCACGCTCGTCCCCGAGGCGGTCATCGAAATTGTCAGCAAAGGGTATGAAGCAAAGGATCTCGAAATCGGGCCGCACTTTTATTTGTCACAAGGCGTCAAAGACGTAGTTGTGTTTGACCCATACACGCTGTTAGTGCTGCATGTGCGTCGTGATGGTACGACTCGGCAGATTTCGCCCGTAGACATCGTTCTTGAGTGTGGATGCAAGTGTACTGTCTGA
- a CDS encoding enoyl-CoA hydratase, whose amino-acid sequence MPEFQTILYETPAEHVARIVLNRPETRNSQDTRLLYELNDAFDVAAQDDNVKVVILAANGPHFSAGHDLREQGSYQKMSEFRTVGTWCGFTCAGAEAQMAREKEIYVGFSERWRNMAKPTIAAVQGRCIAGGLMLVWPCDIIIASEDAQFCDPVVSFGIGGVEFFQHAWEVGVRKAKEMLFTSDFLSAEEAKQLGMVNQIVPREKLQEAALEMAAKITKKSLFALKLTKEAVNTAQDVQGRQQAMQTSFALHQLAHTHWLKLYNLLLDPTGLPAETQKALGVKLEKK is encoded by the coding sequence ATGCCAGAGTTCCAAACGATTTTGTATGAAACCCCAGCCGAGCATGTCGCTCGTATCGTGCTCAACCGTCCAGAAACTCGCAATTCACAAGACACCCGATTACTGTACGAACTGAACGACGCATTCGATGTCGCTGCGCAAGACGATAATGTCAAGGTCGTTATTCTCGCCGCTAATGGTCCACATTTCTCTGCCGGCCATGATCTGCGAGAACAAGGCTCATATCAAAAAATGTCCGAGTTCAGAACAGTTGGCACCTGGTGCGGTTTCACCTGTGCCGGCGCTGAAGCGCAGATGGCTCGCGAAAAAGAAATCTATGTCGGTTTTAGCGAACGCTGGCGTAACATGGCCAAACCGACGATCGCCGCCGTGCAAGGTCGCTGCATCGCCGGTGGGCTCATGCTGGTCTGGCCCTGTGACATTATCATTGCCAGTGAGGACGCACAGTTCTGCGATCCAGTCGTCAGCTTCGGGATTGGCGGCGTGGAATTCTTCCAACATGCGTGGGAAGTCGGTGTACGCAAAGCGAAGGAAATGCTGTTTACGTCTGATTTTCTCTCAGCTGAGGAAGCGAAACAGCTTGGCATGGTCAACCAGATTGTCCCGCGCGAAAAGCTGCAAGAGGCTGCGCTCGAAATGGCCGCTAAGATTACCAAGAAGTCACTATTTGCGCTAAAGCTAACCAAGGAAGCCGTGAACACCGCGCAAGATGTGCAAGGTCGTCAGCAGGCGATGCAAACCTCTTTTGCGTTGCACCAGCTCGCGCATACGCATTGGCTCAAATTATACAATCTGTTACTCGACCCAACCGGCTTGCCAGCGGAAACGCAGAAGGCGTTGGGGGTGAAGTTGGAGAAGAAATAG
- a CDS encoding beta-ketoacyl-ACP synthase, with the protein MTHRVVVTGMAGLCPLGTSWDEVKTKLLAKKSGVTLQHDWDSIAGLRTRLGATVPDFQRPPHYPRKKIRTMGRVALLATRATELALMQAGLLENPVLHEHSTGIAYGSASGSPPALQYFMEQLGVHKTLEGITGSHFTQFMSHTCAANIGQFFEIKGRILPIGSACTASSQSIGYAYEMIKYGRQQMMITGGAEELHVASAVVFDVVYATSKQNDHPDKTPRPFDVDRDGLVAAEGAATLILESLEHAQQRRAPILAEVVGFATNCDGEHMVNPSPEGMQQVMEMALQDAHLDPDMIDYVNAHATATEVGDIAESQATVACFKRPIPISALKSYMGHTFGACGALEAWLCIQMMAEGWLAPTINLDRVDPRCAELDYLTDIRPRQVDYVMSNNFAFGGINTSLIFKRWGR; encoded by the coding sequence ATGACACACCGTGTGGTGGTGACAGGAATGGCAGGGTTGTGTCCGCTGGGAACTAGTTGGGATGAAGTAAAAACGAAACTCCTCGCCAAAAAGTCGGGAGTCACGCTACAACACGACTGGGACTCGATCGCAGGATTGCGGACCCGGTTAGGAGCGACCGTTCCAGATTTTCAACGCCCGCCGCATTATCCACGCAAGAAGATTCGCACGATGGGTCGCGTGGCGCTTCTGGCAACACGGGCGACAGAGCTTGCATTGATGCAGGCTGGACTTCTCGAAAATCCCGTACTACACGAACACAGCACCGGGATTGCCTATGGCTCGGCCTCGGGCTCACCACCAGCACTGCAATACTTCATGGAGCAGCTCGGCGTGCATAAAACCCTCGAAGGCATTACCGGCTCCCACTTTACCCAATTCATGAGTCATACGTGCGCCGCCAATATCGGCCAATTCTTTGAGATTAAAGGACGAATTCTGCCCATTGGTTCTGCCTGTACCGCTAGCAGTCAGTCTATTGGGTATGCATACGAAATGATCAAATATGGGCGACAACAAATGATGATTACTGGTGGGGCTGAGGAACTGCACGTTGCCAGTGCGGTTGTGTTTGATGTCGTCTACGCCACCTCGAAACAGAACGATCATCCAGACAAAACACCCCGTCCGTTCGATGTCGATCGTGATGGTCTGGTAGCGGCGGAAGGAGCAGCCACACTCATTCTTGAATCGCTCGAACATGCCCAACAACGGAGGGCGCCCATTTTGGCAGAAGTTGTCGGCTTTGCCACAAATTGTGATGGTGAACACATGGTCAATCCATCACCTGAGGGGATGCAGCAAGTGATGGAGATGGCGCTACAAGATGCGCATCTCGACCCAGACATGATCGATTATGTGAACGCCCATGCCACTGCCACCGAAGTTGGCGACATTGCCGAATCCCAAGCAACCGTAGCCTGTTTCAAGCGGCCGATTCCCATTAGTGCACTCAAGAGCTACATGGGACACACCTTCGGTGCCTGTGGCGCACTTGAAGCCTGGCTCTGTATCCAGATGATGGCTGAGGGCTGGCTCGCACCCACGATCAATCTGGATCGCGTCGATCCACGCTGCGCAGAACTCGACTATCTCACTGACATTCGTCCACGCCAAGTCGACTATGTCATGTCCAACAACTTCGCCTTTGGTGGAATCAATACGTCACTCATCTTCAAACGATGGGGCAGGTGA
- a CDS encoding clan AA aspartic protease yields MIAGSMNAYRREATIRVTVLGSQGQSQEIEAIIDTGFTGSLTLPLSVIMTLGLVWISHGRVTLAGGSERLVNFYEATVLWDGTPRRVMVEALDDDSLVGMTLLDGYELTIQAADGGRVTITALP; encoded by the coding sequence ATGATTGCCGGGAGTATGAACGCCTATCGGCGGGAGGCAACTATTCGCGTTACTGTGTTAGGTTCGCAGGGACAATCACAAGAGATTGAAGCAATTATTGATACAGGGTTTACCGGCTCTCTCACCCTCCCACTCTCCGTTATCATGACACTCGGTCTTGTGTGGATTAGTCACGGGCGCGTCACACTTGCAGGTGGCAGTGAACGCCTAGTCAATTTTTATGAAGCAACTGTGCTTTGGGACGGCACTCCACGTCGAGTTATGGTAGAAGCACTCGACGATGATTCACTTGTGGGTATGACTTTATTGGACGGTTACGAACTGACTATCCAAGCCGCAGATGGCGGAAGGGTGACTATTACCGCCCTGCCATAA
- a CDS encoding Pyoverdin chromophore biosynthetic protein pvcC: protein MTGAQYLDSLRDDREIWINGERVKDVTTHPAFRNGTRSVATLYDALHDPQQQDVLTGVTPTGALTHKSFLLAKTPQELLARSEAMRAWSRLHFGFMGRSPDYKAGLVVSLGAWPEYFEPYTKNATHWYHKLSEGCLYLNHVGINPMVDRSKPLHEQKEIFVRAVEERDNGIVVSGAKMVGTAAAFTRYNFVFNYGAVPLSDGDKDHALVFIVPTNAPGVKLLSRPSYELAASRSHPYDYPLSSRFDENDATMIFDRVFVPWENVFVFRDIPKTNGFFPQAQVLQNLMLQGATLFVTKIEFLTGLFLRIAESNGTIGFRGVQEKIGEAIAYVHTFNALVRDACLYPDPAANGHVAPSHRSMWAYRVQAPSVYPRFRELIEMVAAGGLIQIPSSAKDFANPALRPFLDQYYKGANMDAEQRVKLSKLVWDAIGSEFGGRHELYERNYAGNVENLKVETLFSAQADGDRAALEQLVQQCLDAYDLSGWTGSTWLGPEK from the coding sequence ATGACCGGGGCGCAATACCTCGACAGCTTGCGTGATGATCGCGAAATTTGGATCAATGGCGAACGTGTTAAGGATGTCACGACCCATCCGGCGTTTCGCAATGGCACGCGCTCGGTTGCGACCCTCTATGATGCACTGCATGATCCGCAACAGCAGGACGTGTTGACCGGGGTGACTCCTACCGGTGCACTGACTCACAAGTCCTTTCTCCTGGCGAAGACACCGCAGGAGTTGCTGGCGCGTTCTGAAGCGATGCGCGCCTGGAGTCGCCTACATTTCGGCTTTATGGGCCGTAGTCCAGACTACAAGGCTGGACTAGTTGTGAGTCTTGGTGCATGGCCCGAGTACTTTGAACCATACACGAAAAACGCGACTCATTGGTATCACAAGCTGTCTGAAGGATGCCTGTACCTTAATCATGTCGGTATCAATCCGATGGTCGATCGCTCCAAGCCTTTACATGAGCAGAAAGAGATCTTCGTTCGCGCCGTTGAAGAACGAGATAACGGCATTGTCGTCAGTGGCGCCAAGATGGTTGGAACTGCCGCGGCCTTCACGCGTTACAATTTCGTTTTCAATTACGGTGCGGTGCCGCTAAGTGATGGCGATAAAGATCACGCCTTGGTTTTCATTGTTCCAACCAATGCACCCGGTGTGAAGTTACTCTCCCGTCCGTCATACGAATTAGCTGCCAGCCGTTCGCACCCTTATGATTATCCTCTGTCGAGCCGCTTTGATGAGAACGACGCGACCATGATCTTTGATCGTGTCTTCGTGCCGTGGGAGAATGTGTTTGTCTTTCGTGACATCCCCAAGACCAACGGCTTTTTCCCGCAAGCGCAGGTGTTACAGAACCTCATGTTGCAAGGGGCCACACTATTTGTGACTAAGATAGAATTTCTGACTGGGCTCTTTTTACGTATTGCCGAGTCGAACGGCACTATTGGTTTTCGCGGTGTGCAAGAAAAAATTGGCGAAGCGATCGCCTACGTGCATACGTTCAATGCCTTGGTGCGCGATGCCTGCTTGTATCCAGATCCAGCCGCCAATGGGCACGTCGCGCCATCGCACCGCTCGATGTGGGCCTATCGCGTGCAAGCTCCTAGTGTCTATCCTCGCTTTCGTGAATTGATCGAGATGGTTGCTGCCGGTGGGTTGATTCAGATTCCTTCCAGCGCCAAAGACTTTGCTAATCCTGCGCTGCGGCCATTTCTTGACCAATATTACAAAGGCGCGAATATGGACGCCGAACAGCGAGTGAAGTTAAGTAAACTTGTGTGGGACGCAATCGGCAGTGAGTTCGGTGGTCGCCACGAACTGTATGAACGTAACTACGCTGGCAATGTTGAGAACCTCAAAGTCGAGACACTCTTTTCCGCCCAGGCCGACGGTGATCGTGCAGCGTTGGAACAACTCGTCCAGCAGTGTCTTGATGCGTATGATCTTAGCGGCTGGACCGGTTCGACGTGGCTCGGACCAGAGAAGTAA